One Ignavibacteriota bacterium DNA segment encodes these proteins:
- a CDS encoding LPP20 family lipoprotein: MRLTVSSSSLVAACIAALLLFGMAVPRAGAQEKPRWASDLPNLPQRQGYYQGLGITKVTADGSADWNDASGKARAQISSQIRVRISNTVSRAVQETASGSDITVAEAYASTTDQITTASLEGIVLERWFDEDAGLLYAYGAISQAEVERRFREKMEDAVASARVYHAGARKALERNDPFTALGQLSEAMLVVALAEGALDRTLTAALDDAAAPAPVLPVLQTQLCGILSKLQFEILDGNEQDAERGKGLAVPLHGRLSFKSDHGVYPVKNAVLVPLFVAPAAGRVPEDIRTNAAGEFSLDVIEVKNGESANRIRIAPGVAGAAVLKAQSPDLARCWSTAYVDFTFKMKSRTNITLAIRVLETNMGTARPKSSVQEAIQKGLLGSQYSILDDSQALENMTEEQIHGALASGDYRSILATVRKRADVVIVGEASAAERSNPFPQMYFGAGRVLLRILDCKSGRVLGSVVMEDQKEGGPTYEQAGRKLLEKMARSASEQIREEMKNALE, from the coding sequence ATGCGCCTGACCGTATCATCATCATCGCTCGTTGCCGCGTGCATCGCGGCTCTCCTGCTTTTCGGCATGGCAGTCCCCAGGGCCGGAGCTCAGGAGAAGCCCCGGTGGGCATCCGATCTTCCGAATCTGCCCCAGCGGCAGGGCTACTACCAGGGGCTCGGGATCACGAAAGTGACCGCCGATGGTTCTGCCGACTGGAACGATGCATCGGGGAAAGCCCGGGCGCAGATCTCGTCGCAGATCCGCGTGCGCATCTCCAACACCGTGTCGCGTGCGGTGCAGGAGACCGCCTCGGGATCCGATATCACCGTCGCCGAGGCCTATGCTTCGACGACCGACCAGATCACGACGGCATCTCTCGAAGGGATCGTCCTGGAACGCTGGTTCGATGAGGATGCTGGCCTGCTGTATGCCTATGGCGCGATCTCTCAGGCAGAGGTCGAGCGCCGCTTCCGCGAAAAGATGGAGGACGCTGTCGCGTCCGCCCGCGTCTACCATGCCGGTGCGCGGAAGGCGCTCGAGCGCAACGACCCGTTCACCGCACTCGGACAATTGTCGGAGGCCATGCTGGTCGTCGCCCTTGCGGAAGGTGCGCTTGACCGCACGTTGACCGCCGCTCTTGACGATGCGGCCGCACCGGCGCCGGTGCTGCCTGTGCTGCAGACACAGCTCTGCGGGATCCTGAGCAAATTGCAGTTCGAGATCCTCGATGGTAACGAACAGGATGCAGAACGCGGCAAAGGCCTCGCCGTTCCGTTGCATGGCAGACTCTCGTTCAAGTCGGATCACGGAGTGTATCCCGTGAAGAATGCTGTCCTCGTGCCGTTGTTCGTGGCTCCCGCGGCGGGCCGGGTTCCCGAGGATATCCGGACCAATGCCGCCGGCGAATTCTCCCTCGATGTGATCGAAGTGAAGAACGGGGAATCGGCGAACAGGATCCGTATCGCACCGGGCGTGGCGGGTGCCGCGGTGCTGAAGGCGCAGTCGCCTGACCTTGCCCGTTGTTGGTCCACGGCGTACGTCGACTTCACCTTCAAGATGAAGAGCCGGACGAATATCACTCTGGCGATCAGGGTGCTGGAAACGAACATGGGCACTGCCCGTCCGAAATCCTCTGTCCAGGAAGCGATACAGAAGGGATTGCTGGGCAGCCAGTACAGCATCCTCGACGATTCCCAGGCCCTGGAGAATATGACGGAGGAGCAGATCCACGGTGCACTGGCGAGCGGCGACTATCGTTCGATCCTCGCCACGGTGCGGAAGCGGGCCGATGTCGTGATCGTCGGGGAAGCATCCGCGGCCGAACGGAGCAATCCTTTCCCGCAAATGTACTTCGGAGCGGGGCGCGTGCTGCTCCGGATCCTCGACTGCAAGAGCGGGCGGGTCCTCGGCAGTGTGGTCATGGAGGATCAGAAGGAGGGTGGGCCGACGTACGAGCAGGCCGGGCGGAAACTCCTGGAGAAGATGGCCCGCAGCGCTTCCGAACAGATACGCGAAGAAATGAAGAACGCACTCGAATAG
- a CDS encoding glycosyltransferase family 2 protein — translation MPTSDPAAALEFCKKLASAVSQEQTLRWPVEGGEALPPPELSVVVPIFNEQENIPELTSRISASLGAFGITFEVLLVNDGSTDRSLSMLESTAQADARFVVVDLSRNFGHQVAISAGLECSRGKAVIIMDGDLQDPPEVLPSFVEKWREGYDVVYAIRQQRKENIFKRSAYAAFYRILQWIAHVNMPLDSGDFCLMDRRVVDLLVQMPERNRFLRGIRSWLGFRQVGLAYERHARAAGKPKYTLRKLIYLAADGLLSFSYMPLRVISVMGMGVSVFSLGLAAYYFMRKLLFALDPPGFATLIVAVFFLAGVQLITIGVMAEYVGRISDEVKRRPVFIVRRLFRGGGTSPS, via the coding sequence ATTCCAACAAGTGATCCGGCTGCCGCGCTCGAGTTCTGCAAAAAACTTGCCAGCGCAGTGTCCCAGGAACAGACACTGCGCTGGCCTGTCGAGGGGGGTGAGGCACTGCCTCCACCCGAACTGAGCGTCGTCGTTCCCATCTTCAATGAACAGGAGAACATCCCGGAGCTCACGTCGCGGATCTCCGCTTCCCTCGGGGCGTTCGGGATCACCTTTGAAGTGCTTCTGGTCAATGACGGCAGCACGGACCGTTCACTCTCGATGCTGGAGTCCACCGCACAGGCCGATGCCAGGTTCGTTGTGGTTGACCTGTCACGCAACTTCGGCCACCAGGTTGCCATCAGCGCAGGCCTGGAATGCAGCAGGGGAAAGGCCGTCATCATCATGGACGGCGACCTGCAGGACCCGCCCGAGGTGCTCCCCTCGTTCGTCGAGAAATGGCGTGAAGGATATGACGTTGTCTATGCCATCCGGCAACAGAGGAAGGAGAACATCTTCAAGCGTTCCGCATATGCGGCGTTCTACCGGATACTCCAATGGATAGCGCACGTCAACATGCCCCTCGATTCCGGTGATTTCTGTCTCATGGACAGGCGTGTCGTGGACCTCCTGGTGCAAATGCCGGAGAGGAACAGGTTCCTGCGCGGGATCAGAAGCTGGCTGGGATTCAGGCAGGTGGGACTCGCCTATGAACGCCATGCCCGGGCCGCCGGAAAACCAAAATATACCCTGCGCAAGCTGATCTATCTTGCCGCCGATGGCCTGCTGTCGTTCAGCTATATGCCGCTCCGCGTGATCTCCGTGATGGGGATGGGGGTCTCGGTCTTTTCCCTTGGCCTGGCGGCATACTACTTCATGAGAAAGCTGCTCTTTGCGCTCGACCCTCCCGGGTTCGCCACGCTCATCGTTGCCGTCTTCTTCCTTGCAGGGGTGCAGCTCATCACCATCGGCGTGATGGCGGAGTACGTCGGGCGCATCTCCGATGAGGTGAAACGCCGTCCGGTCTTCATTGTCCGACGCCTCTTCCGGGGGGGTGGCACATCACCATCCTGA
- a CDS encoding ABC transporter permease subunit: MTLLAVVRLTLRELASKATMYILAGISTVVLIGTAFAVSASQTDAGSLVTVFGQPLMEVPIPQDALVHFVRQMQAGLAGGLFTGIMLFGVFATAGIVPDMMERGTVDLYLSKPIARWELLLGKYLGGVAAIGVNILYFLVGAWLVFGIRTGVWDPALMLTALVMIFMFACLFGLVTFIGTWTRNTATTIVLTFLFLFIIEGPLLAHRESTLFRLSENTVYRTVIDGLFYLFPQISGMQAGAASQLSGATEIDWKPFLQAFLSGAAFFLGGAVLFKKRDF; encoded by the coding sequence ATGACGCTCCTTGCCGTTGTGCGCCTGACCCTCCGCGAGCTGGCGTCGAAAGCAACGATGTACATCCTCGCCGGGATCTCCACCGTCGTCCTCATCGGTACCGCCTTTGCGGTCTCCGCTTCGCAGACCGACGCCGGCTCCCTCGTGACGGTGTTCGGTCAACCGCTGATGGAAGTGCCGATACCGCAGGACGCGCTCGTCCATTTCGTCCGGCAGATGCAGGCGGGGCTGGCCGGCGGCCTGTTCACCGGGATCATGCTCTTCGGTGTCTTTGCCACCGCAGGGATCGTTCCGGATATGATGGAACGGGGCACGGTGGACCTCTACCTTTCCAAGCCGATCGCCCGGTGGGAACTCCTGCTCGGGAAATATCTCGGCGGCGTCGCGGCGATCGGCGTGAACATCCTGTACTTCCTCGTCGGGGCATGGCTGGTCTTCGGTATCCGCACCGGCGTGTGGGACCCCGCGCTGATGCTGACGGCCCTCGTCATGATCTTCATGTTCGCATGCCTCTTTGGGCTTGTCACATTCATCGGCACATGGACACGGAACACTGCGACGACGATCGTTCTGACATTCCTCTTCCTTTTCATCATTGAAGGGCCGCTCCTCGCCCACCGCGAGTCAACACTGTTCAGGCTCTCCGAGAACACCGTCTACCGGACGGTCATCGATGGACTCTTCTACCTCTTCCCGCAGATCTCCGGGATGCAGGCCGGCGCCGCGTCTCAGTTGAGCGGGGCAACGGAGATCGACTGGAAACCGTTCCTGCAGGCTTTCCTGTCAGGTGCGGCGTTCTTCCTCGGCGGGGCGGTCCTGTTCAAGAAACGGGATTTCTGA
- a CDS encoding glycosyltransferase family 4 protein codes for MFDNEFPPLGGGTGVVNLHLFEELAAYPDVHVDLVTSSRTRSDYEYEEFSSRIRIHKVPVDNRNIHHATNPELVRYVMRGLRTARGLVRSRPFEISFAFAGVPAGAMSLALWKLYRLPYVVSLQGPDVPGFEARYARLYPLLAPLLRRVWREARSVIAISNAHRALAAAFMPEIPIRIIHNGVDLHAFKTERVRRPEGPVRILCSGRLIERKGQHHLLEAVSRLRREGVTDLHLVFAGTGDMEGALHEQCRRSGLTDHVTFLGYVERARMPGVYADADMFVLPSQSEGMSMALLEAMAAGLPVIVTATGGSEELVTDRVNGRIVRWADVEGLATAMRDCLEDRSILPAMGAASRARASRFSWSTITREYLDLMEGVLASTPPVRRVS; via the coding sequence ATGTTCGACAACGAGTTCCCACCTCTCGGCGGGGGGACAGGAGTGGTCAACCTCCATCTCTTCGAGGAACTTGCCGCGTATCCGGATGTGCATGTCGACCTGGTGACGTCGTCGCGCACGAGGTCGGACTACGAGTACGAAGAGTTCTCGTCGCGGATCCGTATCCATAAGGTGCCGGTCGACAACCGCAATATCCACCACGCAACGAACCCTGAGCTTGTCCGGTACGTCATGCGCGGGCTCCGCACGGCACGGGGTCTCGTCCGGTCGCGCCCCTTTGAGATCTCGTTCGCGTTCGCCGGCGTCCCGGCAGGCGCGATGAGCCTCGCCCTCTGGAAGTTGTATCGCCTTCCCTATGTCGTCTCCCTGCAAGGTCCGGATGTTCCGGGTTTCGAAGCCCGGTACGCCCGGCTCTATCCGCTCCTGGCTCCGCTCCTCCGCCGGGTATGGCGTGAGGCACGGTCGGTGATCGCGATCAGCAACGCCCATCGTGCACTTGCGGCAGCATTCATGCCGGAGATCCCGATCCGGATCATCCATAACGGTGTGGACCTCCATGCGTTCAAGACGGAGCGGGTCAGGCGTCCGGAAGGCCCTGTGCGGATACTCTGCTCGGGTCGACTCATCGAGCGCAAGGGCCAGCACCATTTGCTCGAAGCGGTCTCACGACTCCGGCGCGAAGGAGTCACCGACCTGCACCTGGTCTTTGCGGGGACCGGCGACATGGAGGGGGCGCTCCACGAACAGTGCCGGCGATCGGGACTGACGGATCACGTCACGTTCCTGGGCTATGTGGAACGTGCACGGATGCCGGGCGTGTACGCCGACGCCGACATGTTCGTTCTGCCGTCGCAGAGTGAGGGGATGTCGATGGCACTGCTGGAGGCTATGGCAGCAGGCCTTCCCGTGATCGTGACCGCAACGGGTGGTTCCGAGGAACTCGTGACAGACCGGGTGAATGGCCGCATCGTCCGATGGGCGGATGTGGAAGGACTGGCCACAGCGATGCGCGACTGCCTCGAAGACCGGTCCATTCTTCCGGCAATGGGCGCGGCCTCACGTGCCCGTGCGAGCCGCTTCTCCTGGTCCACGATCACCCGGGAATACCTTGATCTCATGGAAGGGGTCCTGGCCTCAACGCCACCTGTCCGGAGGGTCTCCTGA
- a CDS encoding glycosyltransferase family 4 protein encodes MRHPSVPICILASQYFGWGIYGGFGSMSRMLAESLAASGFEVEVIVPRRQGQEPLEEINGVQVRSFPISRPHEAYRLLRASRARIFHSQDPTVLSAAARAMHPRRVHLITCRDPRDRNDWWTEFLYATPARRVLTPLNYLSESGPLIAAAVRRADGVYVPAHFLRTKVQRMYRLPEPAGFIPNLIEVPATMPGRSGPPVFVSVARWDRRKRPEVFLDLAALFPQYTFVAVGRGSASAESSYDAALRKRYEGIPNLEMPGFINRFTEPERMHALLCRAHVFVNTAAREGLPLTFLEAAAHGCAILSAVNPDGFAERFGVMVADDDFAAGVRRILDADPESLGSRAREYVMATYEKSAALAAHIVEYERHARLKHL; translated from the coding sequence ATGCGTCACCCGTCCGTTCCGATATGCATCCTTGCAAGCCAGTATTTCGGATGGGGCATCTATGGCGGCTTCGGCAGCATGTCGCGCATGCTGGCCGAGTCGCTTGCTGCATCCGGGTTCGAGGTCGAGGTCATTGTTCCGCGCAGACAGGGGCAGGAACCTCTCGAGGAGATCAACGGCGTTCAGGTGAGGAGTTTCCCGATCTCCCGGCCTCACGAAGCGTATCGTCTCCTCCGCGCCTCCCGGGCGCGGATCTTTCATTCTCAGGATCCGACGGTGCTCAGTGCGGCCGCGCGCGCCATGCATCCCCGGCGGGTGCACCTGATCACGTGCCGCGATCCACGGGATAGGAACGATTGGTGGACGGAATTCCTGTACGCGACACCGGCACGCCGCGTGCTCACACCCCTCAACTATCTTTCGGAGTCGGGCCCCCTCATTGCTGCGGCTGTTCGCCGTGCTGACGGTGTGTACGTTCCGGCGCACTTCCTCAGGACCAAAGTACAGCGGATGTACCGGTTGCCGGAACCGGCGGGATTCATCCCGAATCTGATCGAGGTGCCGGCCACAATGCCGGGGCGGTCAGGTCCCCCGGTGTTCGTCTCGGTCGCGCGATGGGACCGTCGTAAGCGCCCGGAAGTATTCCTTGACCTTGCGGCGCTGTTCCCGCAGTACACGTTCGTTGCCGTCGGCCGCGGAAGCGCATCCGCCGAGAGTTCCTACGATGCCGCCCTGCGGAAACGGTACGAGGGGATCCCGAACCTTGAAATGCCGGGATTCATCAATCGCTTCACCGAGCCGGAGCGGATGCACGCACTCCTCTGCAGGGCACACGTGTTCGTGAACACCGCGGCGCGTGAGGGCCTCCCGCTGACGTTCCTCGAAGCGGCAGCCCACGGCTGTGCGATCCTCAGCGCGGTCAACCCCGACGGGTTCGCGGAACGTTTTGGGGTCATGGTCGCCGATGACGATTTTGCCGCCGGCGTCCGACGCATCCTGGATGCGGATCCGGAATCCCTCGGTTCCCGGGCACGGGAATACGTCATGGCAACGTACGAGAAGTCCGCCGCTCTCGCAGCGCATATCGTGGAGTACGAAC
- a CDS encoding ABC transporter ATP-binding protein, translating into MHALDCVQLSKTYKTGVRSRREVQALQDLTLSVDRGEIFSLLGPNGAGKTTCIKILLSLVHPTTGSASLLGLPVSDPHARRRIGYLPENHRFPGYLTGEQVLTSFGALAGVRSTDLASRTTQLLGMVGMQDWRKVKVKRYSKGMMQRLGLAQALINDPDVLFLDEPTDGVDPVGRKEIRDVLRTLKAAGKTIFLNSHLLSEVELVSDRVAILDHGKLLKVGTVDELTVTDSSYQIGVEGAVPEAFLTEATARVLGVTAGPDGLITRVADVRGLNAVIDLLRTHGVSITSIQKQRSTLEESFINLITREIPS; encoded by the coding sequence ATGCACGCACTCGACTGCGTTCAACTGTCCAAAACCTACAAGACCGGCGTCAGATCACGGCGTGAGGTGCAGGCACTGCAGGACCTCACGCTGAGCGTTGACCGCGGGGAGATCTTCAGCCTTCTCGGGCCCAATGGTGCAGGGAAGACCACCTGCATCAAGATCCTCCTGTCGCTCGTCCACCCCACCACAGGTTCCGCCTCACTCCTCGGGCTCCCGGTCAGCGATCCCCATGCGCGGCGCCGCATCGGTTACCTGCCCGAGAACCATCGCTTCCCCGGGTACCTGACAGGCGAACAAGTGCTCACCTCATTCGGTGCTCTTGCCGGCGTGCGGAGCACAGATCTTGCTTCCCGCACGACACAGTTGCTCGGGATGGTGGGGATGCAGGATTGGCGCAAGGTGAAGGTCAAGAGATATTCCAAGGGCATGATGCAACGGCTCGGCCTCGCCCAGGCGCTGATCAATGATCCGGACGTGCTCTTCCTCGATGAGCCCACGGACGGGGTGGATCCCGTCGGCCGCAAAGAGATCCGCGATGTCCTGCGTACGCTCAAGGCCGCCGGTAAGACCATTTTCCTGAACTCCCATCTGCTGTCGGAGGTGGAACTCGTTTCGGACCGCGTTGCGATCCTGGACCACGGCAAGCTCCTGAAAGTAGGAACCGTGGACGAACTCACCGTCACCGATTCTTCGTACCAGATCGGCGTCGAAGGAGCGGTCCCCGAGGCATTCCTCACGGAAGCGACCGCGCGCGTGCTCGGCGTGACGGCCGGCCCCGATGGACTGATCACACGCGTTGCGGACGTCCGTGGCCTGAATGCGGTGATCGATCTGCTCCGCACCCATGGGGTCAGCATCACCTCCATTCAAAAGCAACGCAGCACGCTCGAAGAATCGTTCATCAATCTGATCACGCGGGAGATACCGTCATGA
- a CDS encoding M48 family metalloprotease, protein MRYVLACCIALATVAAAIMPGPSYTKRADNYIREGPGSYFGLIAVVPENTQVGVLETKGTWLKVRLSDSKSGWMAANSLTETKPASARILPVENVWSSAKASRAGVSAAIRGFAEKRDKTPPGSVETVLKNAVKTFSDADVAALRQPLLVTRDPLAGIMSFDDLDLGEIAYDAGISEQQVGLGVAARLASHGFVQSKTLSAYANMLCAILAENSPAYDWDFTVFVLNDPTMNGFALPGGYIFITRGALAMCADESEAAAIIAHEMAHVIRKHGVQEMSKRKVHIKADDAFAELEEETGEKSAEEADLDDLVHKTYENIVAPRLFAYELEADRYAAVLLAKAGYDPFGLVRIGQKAALIPKEKPGLFDPGYMSPDHLAERAKATEEFVRAHYADATNGARLRERFVNKTSALR, encoded by the coding sequence ATGAGATACGTGCTCGCATGCTGCATCGCATTGGCAACGGTCGCCGCGGCCATCATGCCCGGACCGTCGTACACCAAGCGCGCGGACAATTATATCCGGGAGGGCCCCGGATCCTATTTCGGGCTGATCGCTGTCGTCCCGGAGAACACCCAGGTCGGCGTGCTCGAAACCAAAGGGACCTGGCTCAAGGTCCGGCTCTCCGACAGCAAGAGTGGCTGGATGGCAGCGAACTCCCTGACAGAGACGAAGCCTGCCAGCGCCCGCATCCTCCCCGTCGAGAACGTCTGGAGTTCGGCGAAAGCATCCCGCGCAGGCGTTTCGGCCGCGATCCGGGGATTTGCCGAGAAACGGGACAAGACGCCTCCCGGCAGCGTCGAGACGGTGCTGAAGAATGCGGTCAAGACCTTCTCCGATGCCGACGTTGCCGCGCTGCGCCAGCCGCTCCTTGTCACGAGGGATCCTCTTGCCGGGATCATGAGCTTCGATGATCTCGACCTGGGCGAGATCGCCTACGATGCCGGCATCAGCGAGCAACAGGTCGGACTCGGTGTCGCGGCCCGGCTCGCCTCACACGGATTTGTCCAGAGTAAGACCTTGAGTGCGTATGCGAACATGCTCTGCGCTATCCTCGCCGAGAACTCCCCGGCATATGATTGGGACTTCACGGTGTTCGTGCTGAACGACCCCACGATGAACGGGTTCGCCCTCCCCGGAGGATATATCTTCATCACGAGGGGGGCTCTTGCCATGTGTGCGGATGAATCCGAGGCTGCCGCGATCATCGCGCATGAGATGGCCCACGTCATCCGCAAACACGGGGTGCAGGAGATGAGCAAGCGCAAGGTGCACATCAAGGCCGATGATGCCTTTGCCGAGCTCGAGGAAGAGACCGGCGAGAAGTCGGCCGAGGAAGCCGACCTGGACGATCTGGTCCACAAGACCTATGAGAACATCGTCGCACCGCGGCTGTTCGCCTATGAACTCGAAGCGGACCGCTACGCGGCCGTGCTGCTCGCAAAGGCCGGGTACGACCCGTTCGGACTCGTCCGCATCGGCCAGAAGGCGGCGCTGATCCCGAAGGAAAAGCCCGGGCTCTTTGACCCGGGCTACATGTCTCCCGACCATCTCGCCGAACGCGCGAAGGCCACGGAGGAATTCGTCCGTGCCCACTATGCCGATGCTACCAATGGCGCGCGGCTGCGCGAACGGTTCGTGAACAAGACCTCAGCACTCAGGTAA
- a CDS encoding adenylate/guanylate cyclase domain-containing protein, translating to MIALRSLAEQLQKNRQALALAIALVGTLGALGLSTLSLFDTLERKTLDLRFRTAAHAEWADTSIVLSAVDQNSLDFVERQWQMKWPWPREYYGLLLQYLNRAHPRLIAFDYDLSQHDANRLEVDGAESDRAFADAIAVSGNVLLGVNLSIQEQGDLPGDSVHARHLIGYPPMHRPHNTFDRAAVPIPEFQHAAAALGVTNFGVDDDGIARRIMPVYAYRSDALYQFSAACYALARNGLHDRPERMLNNVPRTRDGSVLIYWYGRGGPAGVFTYYSAHSLLVSSVKMQQGMQPDIPPEVFRDKVIIVGGSAAGLYDFKPTPFTYLEQYPGMEIQATVLSNLLNGHHVHETPFWLSLLLTFGIAMVTAWIFFRIRRPAISSLLVAFTAIVFLAAAFVAFRSATTWLPVIAPMLALVITFALSAVVSYASEGQQKRVLRRAFNRYFSPHVVTDILNNAGEVELGGKTIEATVFFSDIKDFTSIAEKFTPKDLVHFLNGYFSLASDIILKNEAMLDKYIGDAIMAIFGAPIPRPDNARVACLTALEIQHALAEHHSRPDRDPNMPTFVTRIGLHTGKMVVGNIGSSTRLDYTAIGDTVNLASRLEGVNKVFGTKIIISETTYEGAKEWIVARPLDFLRVKGKAIPVRIFELVGARGTVAPEIETKIARFEEGLALYHRKAFAEARQIFEAILAGDPTDGPSSTYVTRCQELSQVSLPEQWDGVYTLTSK from the coding sequence ATGATCGCACTCCGGTCGCTTGCTGAACAGCTCCAGAAGAACCGCCAGGCCCTTGCCCTGGCCATTGCACTGGTGGGAACCCTCGGCGCCCTGGGGCTCTCCACCCTCTCGCTATTCGATACGCTTGAACGTAAGACGCTGGACCTCCGCTTCCGCACGGCAGCGCATGCCGAGTGGGCCGACACGTCCATCGTGTTGAGCGCGGTGGATCAGAACAGCCTGGATTTCGTCGAGCGCCAGTGGCAGATGAAGTGGCCATGGCCCCGCGAGTATTACGGCCTGCTCCTGCAGTATCTGAACCGTGCACACCCCCGGCTGATCGCCTTCGACTACGACCTGTCGCAGCATGACGCCAACCGTCTTGAAGTCGACGGTGCGGAGTCGGACCGTGCGTTCGCGGATGCCATCGCCGTCTCGGGCAACGTCCTCCTCGGCGTCAACCTGAGCATCCAGGAGCAGGGCGATCTTCCCGGCGATTCGGTGCACGCCCGCCACCTGATCGGGTACCCACCGATGCACCGACCCCACAACACATTCGACCGCGCCGCCGTTCCCATCCCGGAGTTCCAGCATGCCGCCGCCGCCCTCGGCGTGACGAACTTCGGAGTGGACGACGACGGCATTGCGCGGCGCATCATGCCGGTCTATGCGTACCGCTCGGATGCACTCTACCAGTTCTCCGCCGCCTGCTACGCTCTCGCCCGGAACGGCCTCCATGACCGCCCGGAACGAATGCTCAACAATGTTCCACGCACACGGGACGGATCGGTCCTGATCTACTGGTATGGACGCGGTGGGCCCGCGGGCGTCTTCACCTACTATTCTGCGCACAGCCTTCTCGTCAGCTCCGTGAAGATGCAGCAGGGCATGCAACCCGACATCCCTCCCGAAGTGTTCCGGGACAAGGTCATCATCGTCGGAGGTTCAGCCGCGGGGTTGTACGATTTCAAGCCAACACCCTTCACGTATCTCGAGCAGTATCCCGGGATGGAGATCCAGGCAACGGTCCTGAGCAACCTTCTGAACGGGCATCATGTCCATGAGACCCCGTTCTGGCTCTCGTTGCTCCTGACCTTCGGTATCGCGATGGTGACCGCATGGATCTTCTTCCGTATCCGGCGGCCCGCCATCTCGTCACTGCTCGTCGCCTTCACCGCGATCGTCTTCCTCGCCGCGGCATTCGTGGCATTCCGGTCTGCAACCACATGGCTCCCGGTGATCGCGCCGATGCTCGCGCTGGTCATCACCTTCGCCCTCTCGGCCGTGGTGAGCTATGCCTCCGAAGGTCAACAGAAACGCGTCCTGCGCCGCGCATTCAACCGGTACTTCAGTCCGCATGTGGTCACGGATATCCTGAACAACGCCGGCGAGGTGGAACTGGGGGGCAAGACCATCGAAGCGACGGTCTTCTTCTCGGATATCAAGGACTTCACATCCATCGCGGAAAAGTTCACGCCGAAGGACCTGGTCCACTTCCTGAACGGGTATTTCTCGCTGGCGAGCGACATCATCCTGAAGAATGAAGCGATGCTGGACAAGTACATCGGCGATGCGATCATGGCGATCTTCGGCGCACCGATCCCCCGTCCGGACAACGCCAGGGTCGCCTGCCTGACCGCACTCGAGATCCAGCATGCCCTTGCCGAACACCACAGCAGGCCGGACCGCGATCCGAACATGCCGACCTTCGTGACGCGCATCGGGTTGCACACCGGCAAGATGGTCGTCGGGAACATCGGCAGTTCGACCCGCCTCGACTACACGGCCATCGGCGACACGGTGAATCTCGCGTCGCGGCTTGAAGGCGTCAACAAGGTCTTCGGGACGAAGATCATCATCAGCGAGACGACCTACGAAGGAGCGAAGGAGTGGATCGTTGCCCGCCCTCTCGATTTCCTCCGCGTGAAAGGGAAAGCCATCCCTGTCCGCATCTTCGAACTCGTCGGTGCCCGCGGGACCGTCGCCCCGGAGATCGAAACGAAGATCGCCCGCTTTGAAGAGGGACTCGCATTGTATCACCGGAAGGCGTTCGCGGAGGCACGGCAGATCTTTGAAGCGATCCTGGCGGGTGATCCAACCGACGGGCCGTCTTCGACCTACGTTACACGGTGTCAGGAGCTTTCACAGGTGTCACTCCCCGAGCAATGGGACGGGGTCTACACGTTGACTTCGAAATAA